One Planctomycetaceae bacterium DNA segment encodes these proteins:
- a CDS encoding prolyl oligopeptidase family serine peptidase, translating to MPTETFIIEGRDAFVIPPTNWSATRATPWVWYAPTLKGLPGPEEQWMIDQFGKAGIAVAGIDVGESYGSPAGRTLYSALYKELTRGPGFSKKPCLLGRSRGGLMLYNWAAENPDCVGAIAGIYPVCNLASWPGLDKACGAYALTEKQLAAALKAHNPIDRLAPLAAAGVPLFHIHGDVDELVPLEANSGELAQRYQKLGGLVKLLIPKGQGHNMWQGFFQCQDLVNFVIAHAA from the coding sequence ATGCCGACCGAGACATTCATCATTGAAGGCCGCGACGCGTTTGTGATTCCGCCGACCAACTGGAGCGCCACCCGCGCCACGCCCTGGGTCTGGTACGCCCCGACGTTGAAGGGACTGCCCGGACCGGAAGAACAATGGATGATCGACCAGTTCGGCAAGGCCGGCATCGCCGTGGCCGGAATCGACGTGGGCGAATCGTACGGCAGCCCCGCCGGCCGCACGCTCTACAGCGCCCTCTACAAAGAACTCACCCGCGGACCAGGGTTCTCCAAGAAGCCCTGCCTGCTCGGGCGAAGCCGCGGCGGGCTCATGCTCTACAACTGGGCGGCGGAAAATCCCGACTGCGTCGGCGCCATCGCGGGCATCTACCCCGTCTGCAATCTGGCGAGCTGGCCGGGACTCGACAAGGCCTGCGGCGCCTACGCCTTGACCGAAAAGCAGCTCGCCGCCGCCCTCAAGGCCCACAACCCCATTGACCGCCTGGCCCCGCTGGCGGCCGCCGGCGTGCCGCTCTTCCACATCCACGGCGACGTCGACGAACTGGTGCCCCTCGAGGCCAACAGCGGCGAACTGGCTCAGCGTTACCAGAAGCTCGGCGGCCTGGTGAAGCTCCTGATCCCCAAAGGCCAAGGCCACAACATGTGGCAAGGCTTCTTCCAGTGCCAGGACCTGGTCAACTTCGTGATCGCTCACGCGGCGTAG
- the asnB gene encoding asparagine synthase (glutamine-hydrolyzing) has product MCGIAGIINLAGGPLPAFDPRAVLSVIHHRGPDDRDFFRDGSVFLGATRLAIIDPAHGRQPVQDESGRHHLVMNGEIYDYDQIRSGLVARGHVVKSHCDTEVAVHLFEEKWLDALEVIDGQYAIALWDSARRRGLLARDRMGICPLFYAVAGDCLVFGSEMKAIFATGLVKPRIDVRSIDSVMALGCAAAPRAMFEGIRSLGPGRYLEIVDGRLREGVYWDIPYPDAGQYEDRPADVWASEFHDIFQAATCRRLKADVPVGLYLSGGIDSASVAAMANGRDDVRKRVFTIGFPEPSYDESHRTQRLAEALDIEVHRRLYRQQDLAADLPKLIYHGEAPMLSTESVPLMSLSELASRHVKVVLTGEGSDEALGGYEYFRWEAMRQRCGAPLSVLLNLFMKPLFAYSSGRRNPFIPQADDTRYAHSLFGFFPSVMITFLYFRAVREMIYTPEMLARSAACDDSELVNLPRETMNRWDQLNRSMYVSSRVFMTNHLLGSHGDRALMANSVEGRYPFLDRTVQEFLARVPPLIKTRWTSQKYLLRRAMAGRLPQEVLQRVKKPFLAPFGTPFVGDDATDYVRHLLEERTLRRFGYFDPASVARIVSRLEQCKAGIAAERQEPLRLGRAAIERTMMGMALTMVVSTQVLADKVDRGEYAPRAGGYAATGRDHAYAAPAPAN; this is encoded by the coding sequence ATGTGTGGAATCGCAGGCATCATCAATCTGGCGGGCGGCCCGCTGCCGGCGTTTGACCCGCGGGCGGTGCTTTCGGTCATTCACCATCGCGGACCCGACGACCGCGACTTCTTTCGCGATGGCAGCGTCTTCCTCGGCGCCACGCGACTGGCGATCATCGACCCCGCCCACGGCAGGCAGCCGGTGCAGGACGAGAGCGGCCGCCACCACCTGGTGATGAACGGCGAGATCTACGACTACGACCAGATCCGCTCGGGCCTGGTCGCCCGCGGGCACGTGGTGAAATCGCACTGCGACACCGAGGTGGCGGTGCATCTGTTCGAGGAGAAATGGCTCGACGCGCTGGAGGTCATCGACGGCCAATACGCCATCGCCCTGTGGGACTCGGCCCGTCGCCGCGGTCTGCTGGCGCGCGACCGGATGGGCATCTGCCCGCTGTTCTACGCCGTCGCCGGCGACTGCCTGGTCTTCGGTTCGGAGATGAAAGCGATCTTCGCCACCGGTCTGGTGAAACCGCGCATCGACGTGCGGAGCATCGACTCGGTGATGGCGTTGGGCTGCGCCGCCGCGCCGCGGGCGATGTTCGAGGGCATCCGCAGCCTCGGGCCCGGGCGCTATCTCGAGATCGTCGACGGGCGACTGCGCGAGGGCGTCTACTGGGACATCCCCTACCCCGACGCGGGCCAGTACGAAGACCGCCCCGCCGACGTGTGGGCGTCGGAGTTTCACGATATCTTCCAGGCCGCCACCTGCCGGCGCCTCAAGGCCGACGTTCCGGTGGGCCTGTACCTCTCGGGCGGCATCGACTCGGCGTCGGTCGCCGCCATGGCCAACGGGCGCGACGACGTGCGAAAGCGCGTCTTCACCATCGGCTTTCCCGAGCCCAGCTACGACGAGAGCCACCGCACGCAGCGGCTGGCCGAGGCGCTGGACATCGAGGTACACCGCCGCTTGTACCGCCAGCAGGACCTCGCTGCCGACTTGCCCAAGCTGATCTACCACGGCGAGGCGCCGATGCTCAGCACCGAATCGGTCCCGCTGATGTCGCTGTCGGAACTGGCCAGCCGGCACGTCAAGGTCGTCCTCACCGGCGAAGGCAGCGACGAGGCCCTGGGCGGCTACGAGTATTTCCGCTGGGAAGCCATGCGCCAGCGCTGCGGAGCGCCCCTGAGCGTGCTGCTGAATCTGTTCATGAAGCCGCTGTTCGCCTACTCCAGCGGGCGGCGCAACCCGTTCATCCCCCAGGCCGACGACACGCGCTACGCCCACTCGCTGTTTGGATTCTTCCCGTCGGTCATGATCACGTTCCTGTACTTCCGCGCCGTCCGCGAGATGATCTACACCCCCGAGATGCTCGCCCGCTCGGCCGCCTGCGACGACAGCGAACTGGTCAACCTGCCCCGAGAAACGATGAACCGCTGGGACCAGCTCAACCGCTCGATGTACGTCTCCAGCCGCGTGTTCATGACTAACCACCTGCTGGGCTCCCACGGCGACCGGGCGCTGATGGCCAACAGCGTCGAGGGGCGATACCCCTTCCTCGACCGCACGGTGCAGGAGTTCCTCGCCCGCGTCCCGCCGCTGATCAAAACGCGATGGACGTCGCAGAAATATCTGCTCCGCCGCGCCATGGCCGGACGCCTGCCCCAGGAAGTGCTCCAGCGAGTCAAGAAACCGTTCCTGGCGCCCTTCGGCACCCCCTTTGTCGGCGACGACGCCACCGACTACGTCCGCCACCTGCTCGAAGAACGAACCCTGAGGCGGTTCGGATACTTCGACCCCGCCTCCGTCGCGCGGATCGTCTCGCGCCTCGAGCAGTGCAAGGCCGGCATCGCCGCCGAACGCCAGGAGCCCCTGCGCCTCGGCCGAGCCGCCATCGAGCGGACCATGATGGGAATGGCCCTGACGATGGTGGTCTCGACGCAGGTGCTGGCCGACAAGGTCGACCGCGGCGAATACGCACCCCGCGCCGGAGGGTACGCCGCCACCGGCCGCGACCACGCATACGCCGCGCCCGCGCCGGCCAATTGA
- a CDS encoding DUF3185 family protein: MVLRIIGLALLAGGIVFLILGLNATETTGETLRKEFAGQYSDETTWYIILGVVGIVVGGALAIFGPRLGKKGP, from the coding sequence ATGGTGCTGCGAATCATCGGATTGGCCCTGCTTGCCGGGGGCATCGTGTTTCTGATATTAGGTCTTAACGCCACCGAGACCACCGGCGAGACCTTGCGAAAAGAGTTCGCCGGCCAGTACAGCGACGAGACGACCTGGTACATCATCCTGGGAGTCGTCGGCATTGTCGTCGGCGGCGCCCTGGCGATCTTCGGCCCGCGCCTGGGCAAGAAGGGTCCCTGA
- a CDS encoding RsmD family RNA methyltransferase: protein MQILAGRYKHRHLLPPPPQAKTRPITSLAKKSVMDTLGGLIDDGVVLDLYCGTGTLGIEALSRGARRCFFADNNADVIDCLRRNIDALEGAAERSVVWQGNVPLRIGQWLTDVSDAVDVAFVDPPYDTVRAWDWNDIARDLLTPLAARLSPNGLIVLRTPGKITVPPGLGGLSTWRQRRYGDMRVTMLELPRPEP, encoded by the coding sequence ATGCAGATTCTCGCCGGCCGATACAAGCACCGACACCTCCTGCCCCCGCCGCCGCAGGCCAAGACGCGACCCATCACGTCGCTGGCCAAGAAGTCCGTCATGGACACGCTGGGCGGCCTCATCGACGACGGCGTGGTGCTCGACCTGTACTGCGGCACCGGAACGCTCGGGATCGAGGCCCTCTCGCGCGGGGCGCGCCGGTGCTTCTTCGCCGACAACAACGCCGACGTCATCGACTGCCTGCGCCGCAATATCGATGCCCTCGAAGGCGCCGCCGAAAGAAGCGTCGTCTGGCAGGGCAACGTGCCCCTGCGAATCGGGCAATGGCTCACCGACGTCAGCGACGCCGTCGACGTGGCCTTTGTCGACCCGCCCTACGACACCGTCCGGGCCTGGGACTGGAACGACATCGCCCGAGACCTGCTGACCCCGCTGGCCGCACGCCTGAGCCCCAACGGCCTGATCGTCCTGCGAACCCCCGGAAAGATCACCGTCCCGCCGGGCCTGGGCGGCCTGTCCACCTGGCGCCAGCGCCGCTACGGCGACATGCGCGTCACCATGCTCGAATTGCCCAGACCGGAACCATAA
- a CDS encoding fasciclin domain-containing protein, producing the protein MTHVKWISLGFATLAMIGVAGMAWAQADAAAKDIVETAKANENLTTLVKALAAADLVETLKGAGPYTVFAPTNAAFDKLPAGKLDELLKPENKAELQKVLKCHVVEGKLTAKDLAGKETLKSLSGEELKISTKDGKTMVNDATVTTADVEASNGVVHLIDTVLMPK; encoded by the coding sequence ATGACGCACGTTAAGTGGATATCTCTGGGGTTCGCCACGCTGGCGATGATCGGTGTTGCAGGAATGGCCTGGGCGCAGGCCGACGCCGCGGCCAAAGACATCGTCGAAACCGCCAAGGCCAACGAAAACCTCACGACGCTGGTCAAGGCGTTGGCGGCCGCCGATCTGGTCGAGACCCTCAAGGGCGCCGGGCCGTACACGGTCTTTGCCCCGACGAATGCGGCCTTCGACAAGCTGCCGGCAGGCAAGCTGGACGAACTGCTCAAGCCCGAGAACAAGGCCGAGCTTCAGAAGGTCCTCAAGTGCCACGTGGTGGAGGGCAAGCTGACAGCCAAGGACCTTGCGGGCAAGGAAACGCTGAAGTCCTTGAGCGGAGAGGAACTCAAGATCAGCACCAAAGACGGCAAGACGATGGTGAACGACGCGACGGTGACGACGGCCGACGTTGAGGCCTCCAACGGCGTGGTCCACCTGATCGACACGGTGCTGATGCCCAAGTAG
- a CDS encoding PEP-CTERM sorting domain-containing protein, translating to MSLSARAATYQGSLTYTPGYPADSSDGLAVGPSNLQWVNYTVSMSWTVTNEDASYATHPWKYTYTFGHNGTQAAISHLIIEASEGISAANITGLTGATLDSAGMQTVQSGNPDMPEGLVGLKFAPAADAFSMTWTFYSDRAPVWGDFYAKCGGKLGGFNHAYNYNLTGLVESGFLTGDVDPTAAPSNGSVAFHILRPDTVSIPEPATMSVLAAGALAALIRRRRTRA from the coding sequence GTGTCTCTTTCGGCTCGCGCCGCCACGTACCAGGGCAGTCTCACGTATACCCCCGGATACCCGGCGGATTCCAGCGACGGTTTGGCCGTGGGCCCGTCGAATCTGCAGTGGGTCAACTACACCGTCAGCATGTCGTGGACCGTCACCAATGAAGACGCGTCCTATGCGACGCATCCGTGGAAGTACACCTACACCTTCGGCCACAACGGCACGCAGGCGGCGATCAGCCACCTGATCATCGAGGCCTCCGAGGGCATCAGCGCCGCCAACATTACCGGCCTCACTGGCGCCACTCTTGATTCAGCCGGCATGCAGACCGTGCAGTCGGGCAATCCCGACATGCCCGAAGGGCTGGTGGGTCTGAAGTTTGCCCCTGCCGCAGATGCGTTTTCGATGACCTGGACGTTCTACAGTGATCGCGCGCCGGTCTGGGGAGACTTCTACGCCAAGTGCGGCGGCAAACTGGGCGGCTTCAATCACGCCTATAACTACAACCTGACCGGCTTGGTCGAAAGCGGCTTCCTCACCGGCGACGTCGACCCGACAGCCGCGCCCAGCAACGGTTCGGTCGCCTTCCACATCCTGCGCCCCGACACCGTCTCGATCCCCGAGCCGGCGACAATGTCGGTCCTGGCCGCCGGCGCCCTCGCCGCCCTGATCCGCCGGCGCAGAACCCGCGCATAG
- a CDS encoding metalloprotease family protein: protein MFFIIPGPVIAALTFPGVIVHEAAHLLFCRLRKVAVFDACFFRFGNPAGYVIHEQPGNFTSTLLICMGPFLLNTLLCVAICFPVMLPREVFGIHNGKSLLMLWLGISIGMHAIPSTGDVSTLWREGWAAARRGNPLGILSLPLAGLIAVLNVGRVVWLDAIYGAAVGIGLPMLLLDWLSA from the coding sequence ATGTTCTTCATTATTCCCGGTCCGGTAATCGCTGCCCTGACGTTTCCCGGAGTGATCGTTCACGAGGCGGCCCACCTTTTGTTTTGCCGCCTGCGCAAGGTGGCGGTGTTTGACGCCTGTTTTTTCCGCTTTGGCAATCCAGCAGGCTACGTCATCCACGAGCAGCCCGGGAATTTCACCTCGACGCTGCTGATCTGCATGGGTCCCTTCCTGCTCAACACCCTGCTGTGCGTGGCGATCTGTTTTCCGGTCATGCTGCCGCGAGAGGTGTTCGGCATCCATAATGGCAAGAGCTTGCTGATGCTCTGGCTGGGCATTTCGATCGGGATGCACGCGATTCCTTCCACCGGCGACGTGAGCACGTTGTGGCGCGAGGGATGGGCCGCGGCCCGACGGGGTAATCCACTGGGCATCCTGAGCCTGCCGCTGGCAGGCCTGATCGCCGTTTTGAACGTCGGGCGAGTGGTCTGGCTCGACGCTATCTACGGCGCCGCTGTCGGGATCGGCCTGCCAATGTTGCTGCTGGATTGGCTCTCGGCATAG
- a CDS encoding Gfo/Idh/MocA family oxidoreductase produces MSAQKAKANRRGAPQTPAIQGFEQAPTDVQAAREWQPVSDRRLRVGIAGYGVCAFGAAFGFQDHPNVSVAAVADLDAGQRAALASACRCEKTYASCEELIEDDAIEAVFIATDAPSHARLAIAALKAGKHVASAVPAVFGSLDDADALFEAVKASGCTYMMFETSCYHQDVHSAREMYRRGDLGRVIYTEGEYWHYFPTPLAAHGAWRTGLPPQWYVTHSSAYYVGITGGSFTEVSCLGARSSIEHLKAENNAFGNPFGTEVALLRTSEGGMARMAVSWDTPGRGGEQGRLRAEKGSYDGSFYAEGAGEPAPLIARPPLPPGLAAGGHGGSHGYLTNEFVEAILTNRRPLVDVAQALNMTVCGIVAHQSAMKDGQWMKIPQYSLPD; encoded by the coding sequence ATGAGCGCACAAAAGGCGAAGGCGAACCGTAGGGGAGCACCCCAGACCCCCGCGATCCAGGGATTTGAGCAGGCGCCGACGGACGTACAGGCCGCCAGGGAATGGCAACCCGTCAGCGACCGAAGGCTCCGCGTCGGCATTGCCGGGTACGGCGTCTGCGCCTTCGGGGCGGCCTTCGGGTTCCAGGACCATCCCAACGTGAGCGTCGCGGCGGTGGCCGACCTGGACGCCGGCCAGCGGGCGGCGTTGGCCAGCGCCTGCCGCTGCGAAAAAACTTACGCCTCGTGCGAAGAGCTGATCGAGGACGATGCGATCGAGGCTGTCTTCATCGCCACCGACGCGCCCAGCCACGCGCGGCTGGCCATCGCGGCGCTCAAGGCGGGCAAGCACGTGGCCTCGGCCGTGCCGGCGGTCTTCGGGTCGCTTGACGACGCCGACGCGCTTTTCGAAGCGGTCAAGGCTTCCGGATGCACGTACATGATGTTCGAGACCTCCTGCTACCACCAGGACGTTCATTCGGCGCGGGAGATGTACCGGCGCGGGGATCTGGGTCGCGTGATCTACACCGAGGGGGAGTACTGGCACTATTTTCCCACGCCGCTGGCGGCCCACGGGGCGTGGCGGACGGGTCTGCCCCCGCAGTGGTATGTCACGCACTCGTCGGCGTACTATGTGGGCATCACCGGCGGCAGCTTCACCGAAGTCTCCTGCCTGGGCGCACGCAGTTCCATCGAGCACCTCAAGGCGGAGAATAACGCCTTCGGCAATCCCTTCGGCACGGAGGTGGCGTTGTTGCGAACGAGCGAGGGCGGCATGGCGCGGATGGCCGTGAGTTGGGACACGCCCGGCCGCGGCGGAGAGCAGGGGCGCCTCCGCGCGGAAAAAGGATCATACGACGGCAGCTTCTATGCCGAGGGCGCCGGCGAGCCTGCGCCGCTGATCGCGCGGCCGCCGCTGCCGCCCGGGCTCGCCGCCGGCGGGCACGGCGGCTCGCACGGATACCTTACCAACGAGTTCGTCGAGGCGATTCTCACCAACCGCCGCCCGCTGGTGGACGTGGCGCAGGCGTTGAACATGACCGTCTGCGGGATCGTCGCCCACCAGTCGGCGATGAAGGACGGCCAGTGGATGAAGATTCCGCAGTATTCCCTGCCGGATTGA
- a CDS encoding MFS transporter — MSSVEPPIPSQSLPRWRTLVRALGHRNYKLFFLGQGTSLIGTWVQRTALAWLVYRMTGSEWLLGVVGFAGSILTFLVAPFAGVLADRVNRRGALILTQVLAMVQAFALGALALSGAIEVWHIIALAAVMGLINAFDIPIRQSFVVEMLEKKDDLPNAIALNSFLVNAAKLVGPVLAGWLIYVLSPAQTAAASENYRALGEGRAFLINGATFLAVVAALLAMRVRPGPPRPPRRGILHTLREGLNYSMGFAPIRAILLLLALTSLLGTPYTVLLPVFAKDIFHGGPATLGFLTAATGLGALAGGVLLAWRTSARGLGRIMAAASVLFAAALALFALSANLYLSLSLLVVVGFAFMIQMVASNTLLQTIVDDDKRGRVMSLYTVCFMGMMPFGSLLSGWLAHWLGAPGAVLVGAGGCAAAGIAFALRLPALGRATHPIYIQKGLIAPDGPGTQPLQHRL; from the coding sequence ATGTCGTCGGTTGAGCCGCCCATTCCCTCCCAGAGCCTTCCCCGCTGGCGCACGCTGGTGCGCGCGCTGGGGCACCGCAACTACAAGCTGTTCTTCCTGGGCCAGGGCACCAGCCTGATCGGCACGTGGGTGCAGCGGACGGCGCTGGCGTGGCTGGTGTATCGCATGACCGGCTCGGAATGGCTGCTGGGCGTGGTGGGTTTTGCCGGCTCGATCCTCACGTTCCTGGTGGCCCCGTTTGCCGGCGTGCTGGCCGACCGCGTCAACCGACGCGGCGCGCTGATCCTGACGCAGGTGCTGGCGATGGTGCAGGCCTTCGCCCTGGGCGCCCTGGCCCTGAGCGGCGCCATCGAGGTCTGGCACATCATCGCCCTGGCGGCCGTCATGGGGCTGATCAACGCTTTCGACATTCCGATCCGCCAGTCGTTCGTCGTCGAGATGCTCGAGAAGAAGGACGACCTCCCCAACGCCATCGCCCTCAATTCGTTTCTGGTCAACGCCGCCAAGCTGGTCGGGCCGGTGCTGGCCGGGTGGCTGATCTACGTCCTGAGCCCCGCCCAGACTGCCGCCGCCAGTGAAAACTACCGTGCCCTGGGCGAGGGGCGGGCCTTCCTGATCAACGGCGCAACGTTCCTGGCCGTCGTGGCGGCGCTGCTGGCGATGCGCGTGCGCCCCGGGCCGCCGCGCCCTCCGCGACGGGGCATCCTGCACACCCTGCGCGAGGGGCTTAACTACTCGATGGGCTTCGCGCCCATCCGGGCCATCCTGCTGCTGCTGGCCCTGACAAGCCTGCTCGGAACGCCCTACACCGTGCTGCTGCCGGTCTTCGCCAAGGATATCTTCCACGGCGGACCGGCCACCCTGGGTTTCCTCACCGCCGCCACGGGACTGGGCGCGCTGGCCGGCGGCGTGCTCCTGGCCTGGCGAACCAGCGCCCGAGGCCTGGGCAGAATCATGGCCGCCGCGTCGGTGCTGTTCGCCGCGGCCTTGGCGCTCTTTGCCCTCTCGGCGAACCTGTACCTCTCCCTGTCACTGCTGGTGGTGGTGGGCTTTGCCTTCATGATCCAGATGGTCGCCAGCAACACACTGCTGCAGACCATCGTCGACGACGACAAGCGAGGCCGCGTCATGAGCCTCTACACCGTCTGCTTCATGGGGATGATGCCTTTCGGCAGCCTGCTCAGCGGTTGGCTGGCCCATTGGCTCGGCGCCCCGGGAGCGGTGCTCGTCGGGGCCGGCGGCTGCGCCGCGGCCGGTATCGCCTTCGCCCTGCGCCTGCCCGCCCTCGGCCGCGCCACCCACCCCATCTACATCCAGAAAGGCCTCATCGCCCCCGACGGGCCAGGAACCCAACCGCTCCAGCACCGCCTGTAA
- a CDS encoding uroporphyrinogen decarboxylase family protein — MTPRQRMREFFAGRAVDRIPNGLGGCETAGMHLLAYDNLKGILGVADPLNRMYTFMTNAVFEPSVLAAMEGDMIVLNSRMSASPLWGPPARGRWKDQVFWGKTFQVPAAWQFETHRDGTIWWDKALKCPPGGIYFDWPSGPPKVLELPDMDAQPSPADFNPSHDLPQEMLADMEAAARFLHETTDYSIVVGESIHDLQLKPGGMHAWWMRMRIEPQACHEYLAKAVDAGLAHLRQVHQAVGKYADAMIIADDIGDTRGVTCGPDLWREIYKPHYKRLWNGWKTITHMKSLLHCCGSVVDIMDDFIDCGLDIFNPIQVSARGMDVATLAARFGGRIIFYGGALDAVVTPPPTPDELVYEQASKVIETLAQAGRYIFAGTHNIPGDTPPGHLRAILDAYNSVKYTAAPWIRN; from the coding sequence ATGACTCCACGACAACGCATGCGAGAGTTTTTCGCCGGACGGGCGGTCGACCGGATCCCCAACGGCCTGGGCGGCTGCGAGACGGCCGGCATGCACCTGCTGGCATACGATAACCTCAAGGGCATCCTGGGCGTGGCGGACCCGCTCAACCGCATGTACACCTTCATGACCAACGCGGTCTTCGAGCCTTCGGTTCTTGCGGCGATGGAAGGCGACATGATCGTGCTCAACAGCCGCATGAGCGCCTCGCCGCTGTGGGGCCCGCCGGCCCGCGGGCGATGGAAGGACCAGGTCTTCTGGGGCAAGACGTTCCAGGTTCCCGCGGCATGGCAGTTCGAAACGCACCGGGACGGGACGATCTGGTGGGACAAGGCTCTCAAGTGCCCCCCCGGAGGCATCTACTTCGACTGGCCCAGCGGCCCGCCGAAGGTGCTCGAACTGCCCGACATGGATGCCCAGCCGTCTCCGGCAGACTTCAACCCCTCGCACGACCTGCCGCAGGAAATGCTCGCCGACATGGAAGCCGCGGCGCGATTCCTCCACGAGACGACGGACTACTCGATCGTGGTCGGCGAGTCGATCCATGACCTGCAGCTCAAGCCCGGCGGCATGCACGCGTGGTGGATGCGCATGCGCATCGAACCCCAGGCCTGCCACGAGTACCTCGCCAAGGCCGTTGACGCGGGGCTGGCGCACCTACGGCAGGTGCATCAGGCCGTCGGCAAATACGCCGACGCGATGATCATCGCCGACGACATCGGCGATACCCGCGGCGTGACCTGCGGACCGGACCTGTGGCGCGAGATCTACAAACCCCACTACAAGCGGCTGTGGAACGGCTGGAAGACGATCACGCACATGAAGTCGCTGCTGCACTGCTGCGGCAGCGTGGTGGACATCATGGACGACTTCATCGATTGCGGCCTGGATATCTTCAACCCCATCCAGGTCTCCGCGCGGGGGATGGACGTCGCGACGCTGGCGGCGCGGTTCGGCGGGCGGATCATCTTCTACGGCGGGGCTCTCGACGCGGTGGTTACGCCGCCGCCCACGCCCGACGAGCTTGTCTATGAGCAGGCGAGCAAGGTCATCGAGACTCTCGCGCAGGCCGGGCGGTATATCTTCGCCGGGACGCACAATATCCCCGGCGACACCCCGCCGGGCCATCTTCGCGCAATTCTCGACGCGTACAACAGCGTCAAGTATACTGCTGCGCCTTGGATACGGAACTGA